One segment of Brassica napus cultivar Da-Ae chromosome C3, Da-Ae, whole genome shotgun sequence DNA contains the following:
- the LOC106384139 gene encoding ascorbate transporter, chloroplastic isoform X1 has protein sequence MAIGGLISNRNLGSFIGSGNGFQNQIGISNNRAMLSQELCHRKSNALCPSHQQRHISSLQAASLQHELGHSRRGFGCFLLPTRLFRFKDNTYRASYKSFEESQGAGAIDPLPYAEAILVQGNTSWWQQQFPRRWVIVLLCFASFLLCNMDRVNMSVAILPMSQQYNWNSATVGLIQSSFFWGYLLTQILGGIWADKYGGKVVLGFGVVWWSIATVMTPIAAKLGLPFLLVVRAFMGIGEGVAMPAMNNMLSKWIPVSERSRSLALVYSGMYLGSVTGLGFSPMLIQNFGWPSVFYSFGSLGSIWFLLWLKYAYSSPKDDPELSEEEKKIILGGSKPREPVTVIPWKLILSKPPVWALIISHFCHNWGTFILLTWMPTYYNQVLKFNLTESGLLCVLPWFTMAVLANVGGWIADTLVSRGLSITSVRKIMQSIGFLGPAFFLTQLSRVKTPAMAVLCMACSQGADAFSQSGLYSNHQDIGPRYAGVLLGLSNTAGVLAGVFGTAATGYILQRGSWDDVFKVAVGLYLIGTLVWNLFATGEKVLD, from the exons ATGGCAATCGGTGGGTTGATTTCAAACAGGAACTTGGGCTCCTTCATCGGCTCAG GCAATGGTTTTCAGAATCAAATAGGTATATCCAACAACAGGGCCATGCTCTCTCAGGAGCTCTGTCATAGAAAATCAAATG CATTGTGCCCTTCTCATCAACAAAGGCACATTTCATCTCTGCAAGCTGCTTCATTACAGCATGAACTTGGACACAGCAGAAGAGGTTTTGGATGTTTCCTTCTACCCACTAGACTATTTAGGTTTAAGGACAACACATATCGTGCTTCCTACAAATCTTTTGAGGAGTCCCAAGGAGCTGGAGCCATTGACCCACTGCCATATGCGGAAGCTATTTTAGTCCAAGGGAACACCTCCTGGTGGCAGCAGCAGTTTCCTAGGCGTTGGGTGATCGTGCTCTTATGCTTTGCTTCCTTTCTTCTTTGCAATATGGACCGT GTTAACATGAGCGTTGCGATTCTTCCCATGTCTCAACAATATAACTGGAACAGTGCTACTGTTGGCTTGATTCAGTCCTCCTTCTTCTGGGGCTATTTGCTCACCCAG ATTCTGGGAGGTATCTGGGCTGATAAGTATGGAGGGAAGGTGGTTTTAGGTTTTGGTGTTGTCTGGTGGTCCATTGCCACCGTTATGACTCCTATTGCTGCGAAACTTGGTCTCCCCTTTTTGCTTGTCGTGCGGGCTTTCATGGGCATTGGCGAG GGTGTTGCTATGCCTGCGATGAACAACATGCTTTCTAAATGGATCCCTGTCTCAGAGAGAAGCAGATCGCTTGCACTTGTCTATAGTGGCATGTATCTCGGTTCTGTTACTGGACTTGGATTCTCTCCTATGCTTATCCAAAATTTCGGATGGCCATCAGTTTTCTATTCGTTTGGCTCCCTTGGAAGTATTTGGTTTCTGCTATGGCTTAAATAT GCATATAGCTCTCCCAAAGATGACCCTGAGCTaagtgaagaagaaaagaagattatACTCGGAGGTAGCAAACCAAGGGAACCTGTTACAGTCATTCCATGGAAGCTGATTCTGTCTAAACCCCCCGTCTGGGCTCTCATAATTTCTCACTTCTGCCATAATTGGGGAACATTCATATTATTGACATGGATGCCTACATATTACAATCAG GTCTTGAAGTTCAACCTGACTGAGTCAGGGCTCCTATGCGTCTTACCATGGTTTACAATGGCTGTATTGGCTAATGTTGGAGGTTGGATTGCTGATACTCTCGTCAGCAGAGGTCTTTCTATTACATCCGTTAGGAAG ATCATGCAATCAATTGGTTTTCTGGGTCCTGCCTTCTTCCTGACTCAGCTGAGCCGTGTCAAAACTCCAGCAATGGCCGTTCTCTGCATGGCATGCAGTCAG GGCGCTGATGCATTCTCTCAGTCGGGTCTCTACTCTAATCATCAAGACATTGGCCCACGCTACGCT GGTGTACTCTTGGGACTTTCAAACACAGCAGGAGTCCTGGCTGGTGTCTTTGGCACTGCAGCTACTGGCTACATCCTCCAGCGAG GTTCATGGGACGATGTGTTCAAAGTAGCAGTTGGACTGTATTTAATTGGAACTCTGGTGTGGAACTTGTTCGCAACCGGAGAGAAGGTTCTCGACTAG
- the LOC106384138 gene encoding ATG8-interacting protein 2 — MADKEEASSGGDNATRGTDWEVVSLTASAYAASPGPKPVDDDVTTPPYEAETTTSHPLYMSRHFAFPPSEEQHHTDIPSEKKKMDSEFSIEQETGKEDGGDLTLKGLDLAKDDDDDDDEFDFFQEGKGKSNIYMQDERAFGGEHSDPIHQQTDVAPPELEEEHHQVAAAANSPPPCEPWWKRSAASLISQAKETNTVWSIFIAAAAVMGVVVLGQRWQHDRWQVLQLNWESTIGNEKAAGRLMGPISRLKQAFVGGQRRDSFIRAAGSQNDS; from the exons atggCTGACAAAGAGGAAGCATCATCAGGTGGTGACAACGCTACTCGTGGAACTGATTGGGAAGTTGTTTCACTCACTGCTTCTGCTTATGCCGCTTCTCCTGGTCCCAAACCAGTTGATGATGATGTTACTACTCCTCCTTACGAAGCAGAGACGACGACATCTCATCCTCTGTACATGTCTCGGCACTTTGCTTTCCCACCCTCTGAAGAACAACATCACACCGACATACCtagtgagaagaagaagatggattcTGAATTCTCTATAGAGCAAGAAACCGGAAAAGAAGATGGTGGAGATTTGACCCTAAAAGGCTTGGATTTAgccaaagatgatgatgatgatgatgatgagtttgACTTTTTCCAAGAGGGCAAAGGCAAAAGCAACATTTACATGCAAGATGAGAGAGCTTTTGGTGGCGAACACAGCGACCCTATTCATCAACAAACCGACGTCGCTCCACCTGAACTGGAAGAGGAGCATCATCAAGTAGCAGCAGCAGCAAACTCCCCACCACCTTGCGAGCCTTGGTGGAAAAGAAGCGCCGCTTCTTTGATTTCTCAGGCGAAAGAAACCAACACAGTTTGGTCCATTTTCATAGCTGCTGCTGCTGTCATGGGAGTTGTGGTTCTTGGCCAGCGTTGGCAACATGACAGGTGGCAGGTTTTGCAGCTTAACTGGGAATCAACCATTGGTAATGAG AAAGCAGCTGGAAGACTGATGGGACCCATCTCTCGACTGAAACAAGCATTTGTCGGGGGACAACGACGGGATTCTTTCATTCGGGCCGCCGGTTCCCAAAACGACAGTTAA
- the LOC106388701 gene encoding vesicle-associated protein 1-3, translated as MTTGDLVNIHPTELKFPFELKKQSSCSLQISNKTSTQVVAFKVKTTNPRKYCVRPNTGVVLPGDSCNVTVTMQAQKEAPLDMQCKDKFLVQSVIVSDATTSKDVIAEMFNKEPGRVIEDFKLRVVYIPANPPSPVPEGSEEGNSPRTDFPASQFDDHVSRTLEETNEKSSEAWSMIHKLTEEKACAVQQSQKLRQELEMLRRESSNKQSGGGHSLVLMLLVGLLGCVIGYILNVRT; from the exons aTGACGACGGGAGATCTGGTGAATATCCATCCTACAGAGCTTAAGTTccctt TTGAGTTGAAGAAGCAAAGCTCGTGCTCGTTGCAAATTAGCAACAAGACTAGTACTCAAGTTGTCGCATTTAAGGTTAAGACAACGAATCCTCGCAAATACTGTGTCCGACCAAACACCGGTGTTGTCTTGCCCGGTGATTCCTGCAATGTTACAG TGACGATGCAAGCCCAGAAAGAGGCACCTCTCGATATGCAATGCAAAGACAAGTTCCTTGTTCAGTCTGTTATCGTCTCCGACGCTACTACTTCCAAAGATGTCATCGCTGAAATG TTCAACAAGGAGCCTGGTAGAGTGATTGAGGATTTCAAATTGAGGGTTGTTTACATCCCTGCTAATCCCCCTTCACCTGTCCCTGAAGGCTCTGAAGAAGGCAACTCTCCAAGGACCGACTTTCCTGCCTCTCAATTTGATGACCAC GTGTCCAGAACGCTAGAAGAAACAAATGAGAAATCCTCCGAG GCGTGGTCCATGATTCACAAATTGACGGAGGAGAAGGCTTGTGCTGTCCAGCAAAGTCAGAAGCTCCGACAGGAACTG GAGATGCTGAGGAGAGAATCAAGCAATAAGCAGTCTGGTGGTGGTCATTCCTTGGTGTTGATGCTGTTGGTTGGTTTGCTAGGCTGTGTGATTGGATACATCTTGAACGTCCGGACATGA
- the LOC111204490 gene encoding probable aquaporin PIP1-4, with product MEGKEEDVRVGANKFPERQPIGTSAQSDKDYKEPPPAPLFEPGELSSWSFWRAGIAEFIATFLFLYITVLTVMGVKRAPNMCASVGIQGIAWAFGGMIFALVYCTAGISGGHINPAVTFGLFLARKLSLTRAVFYMIMQCLGAVCGAGVVKGFQPTPYQTLGGGANTVAPGYSKGSGLGAEIIGTFVLVYTVFSATDAKRSARDSHVPILAPLPIGFAVFLVHLATIPITGTGINPARSLGAAIIYNKDHSWDDHWIFWVGPFIGAALAALYHTIVIRAIPFKSKSKS from the exons ATGGAAGGCAAAGAAGAGGATGTGAGAGTGGGTGCTAACAAGTTCCCAGAGAGGCAGCCGATCGGTACGTCAGCTCAGAGCGACAAGGACTACAAGGAGCCACCTCCTGCGCCACTGTTCGAGCCGGGAGAGCTGAGCTCATGGTCGTTCTGGAGAGCAGGAATCGCCGAGTTCATAGCTACTTTCCTCTTCCTTTACATCACAGTGTTGACAGTAATGGGAGTGAAGAGAGCACCAAACATGTGTGCCTCTGTTGGAATCCAAGGCATCGCTTGGGCTTTTGGTGGCATGATCTTTGCCCTCGTCTACTGTACTGCTGGAATTTCAG GTGGACACATCAACCCTGCGGTTACGTTCGGTCTGTTCTTGGCTAGGAAGTTGTCTCTGACCAGAGCTGTTTTCTACATGATTATGCAATGTCTCGGAGCCGTCTGTGGTGCCGGAGTAGTCAAGGGTTTCCAGCCAACGCCGTACCAGACTCTCGGTGGCGGTGCCAACACTGTCGCTCCTGGCTACTCCAAGGGATCTGGTCTCGGTGCTGAAATCATCGGAACCTTTGTTCTCGTCTACACGGTCTTCTCCGCCACCGACGCCAAGAGAAGCGCCCGTGACTCACACGTCCCG ATATTGGCACCGCTACCAATAGGGTTTGCAGTGTTCTTGGTACACCTGGCGACAATTCCGATAACCGGGACCGGAATCAACCCAGCTAGAAGCCTTGGAGCCGCAATTATATACAACAAGGACCACTCCTGGGATGATCAT TGGATATTCTGGGTAGGACCATTCATTGGAGCAGCTCTAGCAGCACTGTATCACACGATTGTCATCAGAGCCATTCCTTTCAAGAGCAAGAGCAAGAGCTGA
- the LOC106385751 gene encoding brassinosteroid-responsive RING protein 1-like produces MGFSYGGTGIIIVGVILNDFMRAVCSFLVPTRLFGAYSSAGINKEIPMDDMLSATKFKDMSRVDPPESCRICQDEFDGGDQVRCLRNCVHVFHKTCIDRWIHDDKMTCPLCRTPIIPDFYFLRL; encoded by the coding sequence ATGGGCTTTTCCTACGGCGGCACCGGAATTATAATCGTGGGAGTTATTCTGAATGATTTTATGAGAGCTGTCTGTTCTTTTCTTGTTCCAACTCGTTTGTTTGGTGCTTATTCTTCGGCCGGCATAAACAAGGAGATTCCAATGGACGATATGCTTTCGGCGACGAAGTTCAAGGATATGTCACGGGTGGATCCGCCGGAGAGCTGCCGGATATGTCAAGATGAGTTCGATGGTGGCGACCAGGTCCGGTGTTTAAGGAACTGCGTTCATGTTTTTCACAAGACGTGTATTGACCGTTGGATCCATGACGATAAAATGACATGTCCTTTGTGTAGAACCCCAATAATTCCTGATTTCTATTTTCTTCGcttgtaa
- the LOC106384139 gene encoding ascorbate transporter, chloroplastic isoform X2 has product MAIGGLISNRNLGSFIGSGNNRAMLSQELCHRKSNALCPSHQQRHISSLQAASLQHELGHSRRGFGCFLLPTRLFRFKDNTYRASYKSFEESQGAGAIDPLPYAEAILVQGNTSWWQQQFPRRWVIVLLCFASFLLCNMDRVNMSVAILPMSQQYNWNSATVGLIQSSFFWGYLLTQILGGIWADKYGGKVVLGFGVVWWSIATVMTPIAAKLGLPFLLVVRAFMGIGEGVAMPAMNNMLSKWIPVSERSRSLALVYSGMYLGSVTGLGFSPMLIQNFGWPSVFYSFGSLGSIWFLLWLKYAYSSPKDDPELSEEEKKIILGGSKPREPVTVIPWKLILSKPPVWALIISHFCHNWGTFILLTWMPTYYNQVLKFNLTESGLLCVLPWFTMAVLANVGGWIADTLVSRGLSITSVRKIMQSIGFLGPAFFLTQLSRVKTPAMAVLCMACSQGADAFSQSGLYSNHQDIGPRYAGVLLGLSNTAGVLAGVFGTAATGYILQRGSWDDVFKVAVGLYLIGTLVWNLFATGEKVLD; this is encoded by the exons ATGGCAATCGGTGGGTTGATTTCAAACAGGAACTTGGGCTCCTTCATCGGCTCAGG CAACAACAGGGCCATGCTCTCTCAGGAGCTCTGTCATAGAAAATCAAATG CATTGTGCCCTTCTCATCAACAAAGGCACATTTCATCTCTGCAAGCTGCTTCATTACAGCATGAACTTGGACACAGCAGAAGAGGTTTTGGATGTTTCCTTCTACCCACTAGACTATTTAGGTTTAAGGACAACACATATCGTGCTTCCTACAAATCTTTTGAGGAGTCCCAAGGAGCTGGAGCCATTGACCCACTGCCATATGCGGAAGCTATTTTAGTCCAAGGGAACACCTCCTGGTGGCAGCAGCAGTTTCCTAGGCGTTGGGTGATCGTGCTCTTATGCTTTGCTTCCTTTCTTCTTTGCAATATGGACCGT GTTAACATGAGCGTTGCGATTCTTCCCATGTCTCAACAATATAACTGGAACAGTGCTACTGTTGGCTTGATTCAGTCCTCCTTCTTCTGGGGCTATTTGCTCACCCAG ATTCTGGGAGGTATCTGGGCTGATAAGTATGGAGGGAAGGTGGTTTTAGGTTTTGGTGTTGTCTGGTGGTCCATTGCCACCGTTATGACTCCTATTGCTGCGAAACTTGGTCTCCCCTTTTTGCTTGTCGTGCGGGCTTTCATGGGCATTGGCGAG GGTGTTGCTATGCCTGCGATGAACAACATGCTTTCTAAATGGATCCCTGTCTCAGAGAGAAGCAGATCGCTTGCACTTGTCTATAGTGGCATGTATCTCGGTTCTGTTACTGGACTTGGATTCTCTCCTATGCTTATCCAAAATTTCGGATGGCCATCAGTTTTCTATTCGTTTGGCTCCCTTGGAAGTATTTGGTTTCTGCTATGGCTTAAATAT GCATATAGCTCTCCCAAAGATGACCCTGAGCTaagtgaagaagaaaagaagattatACTCGGAGGTAGCAAACCAAGGGAACCTGTTACAGTCATTCCATGGAAGCTGATTCTGTCTAAACCCCCCGTCTGGGCTCTCATAATTTCTCACTTCTGCCATAATTGGGGAACATTCATATTATTGACATGGATGCCTACATATTACAATCAG GTCTTGAAGTTCAACCTGACTGAGTCAGGGCTCCTATGCGTCTTACCATGGTTTACAATGGCTGTATTGGCTAATGTTGGAGGTTGGATTGCTGATACTCTCGTCAGCAGAGGTCTTTCTATTACATCCGTTAGGAAG ATCATGCAATCAATTGGTTTTCTGGGTCCTGCCTTCTTCCTGACTCAGCTGAGCCGTGTCAAAACTCCAGCAATGGCCGTTCTCTGCATGGCATGCAGTCAG GGCGCTGATGCATTCTCTCAGTCGGGTCTCTACTCTAATCATCAAGACATTGGCCCACGCTACGCT GGTGTACTCTTGGGACTTTCAAACACAGCAGGAGTCCTGGCTGGTGTCTTTGGCACTGCAGCTACTGGCTACATCCTCCAGCGAG GTTCATGGGACGATGTGTTCAAAGTAGCAGTTGGACTGTATTTAATTGGAACTCTGGTGTGGAACTTGTTCGCAACCGGAGAGAAGGTTCTCGACTAG
- the LOC106384139 gene encoding ascorbate transporter, chloroplastic isoform X3, with product MLSQELCHRKSNALCPSHQQRHISSLQAASLQHELGHSRRGFGCFLLPTRLFRFKDNTYRASYKSFEESQGAGAIDPLPYAEAILVQGNTSWWQQQFPRRWVIVLLCFASFLLCNMDRVNMSVAILPMSQQYNWNSATVGLIQSSFFWGYLLTQILGGIWADKYGGKVVLGFGVVWWSIATVMTPIAAKLGLPFLLVVRAFMGIGEGVAMPAMNNMLSKWIPVSERSRSLALVYSGMYLGSVTGLGFSPMLIQNFGWPSVFYSFGSLGSIWFLLWLKYAYSSPKDDPELSEEEKKIILGGSKPREPVTVIPWKLILSKPPVWALIISHFCHNWGTFILLTWMPTYYNQVLKFNLTESGLLCVLPWFTMAVLANVGGWIADTLVSRGLSITSVRKIMQSIGFLGPAFFLTQLSRVKTPAMAVLCMACSQGADAFSQSGLYSNHQDIGPRYAGVLLGLSNTAGVLAGVFGTAATGYILQRGSWDDVFKVAVGLYLIGTLVWNLFATGEKVLD from the exons ATGCTCTCTCAGGAGCTCTGTCATAGAAAATCAAATG CATTGTGCCCTTCTCATCAACAAAGGCACATTTCATCTCTGCAAGCTGCTTCATTACAGCATGAACTTGGACACAGCAGAAGAGGTTTTGGATGTTTCCTTCTACCCACTAGACTATTTAGGTTTAAGGACAACACATATCGTGCTTCCTACAAATCTTTTGAGGAGTCCCAAGGAGCTGGAGCCATTGACCCACTGCCATATGCGGAAGCTATTTTAGTCCAAGGGAACACCTCCTGGTGGCAGCAGCAGTTTCCTAGGCGTTGGGTGATCGTGCTCTTATGCTTTGCTTCCTTTCTTCTTTGCAATATGGACCGT GTTAACATGAGCGTTGCGATTCTTCCCATGTCTCAACAATATAACTGGAACAGTGCTACTGTTGGCTTGATTCAGTCCTCCTTCTTCTGGGGCTATTTGCTCACCCAG ATTCTGGGAGGTATCTGGGCTGATAAGTATGGAGGGAAGGTGGTTTTAGGTTTTGGTGTTGTCTGGTGGTCCATTGCCACCGTTATGACTCCTATTGCTGCGAAACTTGGTCTCCCCTTTTTGCTTGTCGTGCGGGCTTTCATGGGCATTGGCGAG GGTGTTGCTATGCCTGCGATGAACAACATGCTTTCTAAATGGATCCCTGTCTCAGAGAGAAGCAGATCGCTTGCACTTGTCTATAGTGGCATGTATCTCGGTTCTGTTACTGGACTTGGATTCTCTCCTATGCTTATCCAAAATTTCGGATGGCCATCAGTTTTCTATTCGTTTGGCTCCCTTGGAAGTATTTGGTTTCTGCTATGGCTTAAATAT GCATATAGCTCTCCCAAAGATGACCCTGAGCTaagtgaagaagaaaagaagattatACTCGGAGGTAGCAAACCAAGGGAACCTGTTACAGTCATTCCATGGAAGCTGATTCTGTCTAAACCCCCCGTCTGGGCTCTCATAATTTCTCACTTCTGCCATAATTGGGGAACATTCATATTATTGACATGGATGCCTACATATTACAATCAG GTCTTGAAGTTCAACCTGACTGAGTCAGGGCTCCTATGCGTCTTACCATGGTTTACAATGGCTGTATTGGCTAATGTTGGAGGTTGGATTGCTGATACTCTCGTCAGCAGAGGTCTTTCTATTACATCCGTTAGGAAG ATCATGCAATCAATTGGTTTTCTGGGTCCTGCCTTCTTCCTGACTCAGCTGAGCCGTGTCAAAACTCCAGCAATGGCCGTTCTCTGCATGGCATGCAGTCAG GGCGCTGATGCATTCTCTCAGTCGGGTCTCTACTCTAATCATCAAGACATTGGCCCACGCTACGCT GGTGTACTCTTGGGACTTTCAAACACAGCAGGAGTCCTGGCTGGTGTCTTTGGCACTGCAGCTACTGGCTACATCCTCCAGCGAG GTTCATGGGACGATGTGTTCAAAGTAGCAGTTGGACTGTATTTAATTGGAACTCTGGTGTGGAACTTGTTCGCAACCGGAGAGAAGGTTCTCGACTAG